Below is a genomic region from Bifidobacterium crudilactis.
GTGGGATCTCCTTGACCCCTTGGACCCCTGAGATGGTTCAACCAGCAAGCGTTGATGTGCGCTTGGATCGCTTCTTCCGACTGTTCAACAATCATGAGTACACGTATGTCGACCCTTCGGAGGACCAGGGCAACCTGACGGAACAGATCGAGGTCGCACCCGACGAGCCATGGATTCTGCATCCAGGGGAGTTCGTGCTGGGTTCCACCTGGGAATACGTCAAACTTGATGGCTCAATCGCAGCACGGCTCGAGGGGAAAAGCTCACTCGGACGTCTTGGCATTCTCACTCATTCCACAGCAGGGTTCATCGATCCAGGTTTTGAAGGGCACATTACCCTTGAGTTGTCGAATGTCAGCAATCTACCTGTCAAACTGTGGCCGGGTATGAAAATCGGGCAGATGTGCTTCTTCGAGCTCTCCTCACCCGCAGCTCACCCCTACGGCTCGGACGGCACCGGTTCTCACTATCAGGGGCAGCGCGGGCCCACTCCTTCGCGATCCTTCGTGAATTTCTACCG
It encodes:
- the dcd gene encoding dCTP deaminase, with product MLLSDRDIIAAQTQGGISLTPWTPEMVQPASVDVRLDRFFRLFNNHEYTYVDPSEDQGNLTEQIEVAPDEPWILHPGEFVLGSTWEYVKLDGSIAARLEGKSSLGRLGILTHSTAGFIDPGFEGHITLELSNVSNLPVKLWPGMKIGQMCFFELSSPAAHPYGSDGTGSHYQGQRGPTPSRSFVNFYRADVSESEE